In the genome of Anabas testudineus chromosome 4, fAnaTes1.2, whole genome shotgun sequence, one region contains:
- the LOC113152714 gene encoding ras-related protein Rab-8A, with the protein MAKTYDYLFKLLLIGDSGVGKTCVLFRFSEDAFNSTFISTIGIDFKIRTIELDGKKIKLQIWDTAGQERFRTITTAYYRGAMGIMLVYDITNEKSFDNIKNWIRNIEEHASADVERMVLGNKCDVNDKRQVSKEKGEKLALEYGIKFMETSAKANINVENAFLTLARDIKAKMDKKLEGNNPQGSSQGVKITEQPKKSSFFRCSLL; encoded by the exons ATGGCGAAGACTTACGATTACTTGTTTAAACTACTTTTAATCGGCGACTCAGGCGTTGGTAAGACCTGCGTGCTATTCAGATTTTCAGAAGATGCCTTCAACTCAACGTTTATCTCTACGATAG gTATTGACTTCAAGATCCGAACAATAGAATTAGATGGGAAGAAGATCAAGCTACAGATATG GGATACAGCAGGACAAGAGAGATTCAGAACCATCACAACAGCCTACTACAGAGGCGCCATG GGCATCATGTTAGTGTATGACATTACCAACGAGAAGTCCTTTGACAATATTAAGAACTGGATACGGAATATAGAAGAG CATGCCTCGGCAGATGTGGAACGGATGGTTCTTGGAAACAAATGTGATGTCAATGACAAGCGACAGGTGTccaaagaaaaaggagagaag CTGGCACTAGAGTACGGTATCAAGTTCATGGAGACCAGTGCAAAGGCAAACATCAATGTGGAGAAT gCCTTCTTAACCCTCGCTAGAGacatcaaagcaaaaatggaCAAGAAGCTG GAGGGCAACAACCCGCAGGGCAGCAGTCAAGGAGTAAAGATTACAGAACAGCCCAAGAAGAGCAGTTTCTTTCGCTGCTCGCTCCTGTGA
- the tax1bp3 gene encoding tax1-binding protein 3, with protein sequence MSFIPGQPVTAVVQRIEIQKLRQGPNLILGFSIGGGIDQDPGQNPYSEDKTDKGIYVTRITPGGPADEAGLMAGDKIMQVNGWDMTMVTHDQARKKLTKKSEDVVRLLVTRKALEDAVKKSMGNYYKQ encoded by the exons ATGTCTTTCATCCCAGGACAGCCGGTGACTGCTGTGGTG CAACGAATTGAGATCCAGAAGTTGCGTCAGGGACCTAACCTGATCCTGGGGTTTAGCATTGGAGGAGGGATAGACCAGGACCCAGGGCAGAACCCCTACTCTGAGGACAAGACCGATAAA GGAATTTATGTGACCAGGATAACACCAGGAGGACCAGCAGATGAGGCAGGCTTGATGGCAGGAGACAAAATAATGCAG GTAAACGGCTGGGATATGACTATGGTGACCCACGACCAGGCTCGTAAAAAACTAACAAAGAAAAGTGAGGATGTGGTGCGACTACTAGTAACCAGAAAGGCATTGGAGGACGCTGTCAAAAAATCTATGGGCAATTACTACAAACAGTAA
- the LOC113152715 gene encoding 40S ribosomal protein S27-like — translation MSLAKDLMHPCSAEDRRRHKKKRLVQSPNSYFMDVKCMGCYKIATIFSHAQTVVPCAGCSLILCRPRGGKCKLTAGCAFRRKYS, via the exons ATGTCT CTGGCTAAAGATCTGATGCACCCCTGCTCTGCAGAGGACAGGAGACGGCACAAGAAGAAGAGGCTGGTGCAGAGCCCAAACTCCTACTTCATGGATGTTAAATGCATGG GCTGCTACAAGATCGCCACCATCTTCAGCCATGCCCAGACAGTGGTACCTTGTGCTGGCTGCTCTTTAATCCTCTGCCGCCCACGAGGGGGCAAATGCAAACTAACTGCTG GCTGCGCCTTCAG
- the hsh2d gene encoding LOW QUALITY PROTEIN: hematopoietic SH2 domain-containing protein homolog (The sequence of the model RefSeq protein was modified relative to this genomic sequence to represent the inferred CDS: inserted 2 bases in 1 codon) has translation MMECHQSVVGQHDTFTWFTQSQLQCVIRNGIVPEWFHGIISRKAAEELLMCKPPGYFLIRVSESRIGYTLSYRAEDRCRHFMIDALEDGQYIIVGENRRHQCLQDLVDFHRRNPIIPFSEVLTVACGQSSNDKTDYAELLFPKRHQNPNTNLLQNICLHPNQSHPVPHEDMPPALPHRPTNLNSTVLPPKIQPHRLYPSLENEFQQMTTPVPTSPGPVSRRRYMADNPPANKPPGVPARXSFAPLKQNEACVKTLSAPKCPSSPTANENSPGANIHPAKSQEVKPSVIQNLKKKFQKNRSTSQENMYTEINVETTNSGGNTETEYHVSSRDPMFDDAPLSYSGSDVTLPEGVLPQEYLPPPPFAPGY, from the exons ATGATGGAGTGTCATCAGTCAGTCGTGGGACAACACGACACTTTTACCTGGTTCACACAGTCCCAGCTCCAGTGTGTGATCAGGAATGGTATCGTGCCAGAATGGTTTCATGGGATCATTTCCAGGAA GGCTGCAGAGGAACTGCTGATGTGCAAGCCTCCTGGATACTTCCTCATCAGGGTCAGTGAGAGCAGGATTGGTTACACTCTCTCGTATCG TGCTGAGGACCGCTGCAGGCATTTCATGATTGATGCACTGGAAGACGGTCAGTACATCATAGTTGGGGAGAACAGGCGTCACCAGTGTCTGCAGGACCTGGTGGACTTTCATCGCAGGAATCCCATCATACCTTTCAGCGAGGTGCTGACTGTCGCCTGCGGACAG TCTTCAAATGACAAGACTGACTACGCAGAGCTCCTGTTTCCCAAAAGGCATCAGAATCCCAACACCAATTTACTACAAAACATCTGTCTGCACCCTAACCAGAGTCATCCAGTACCACATGAAGATATGCCACCTGCTCTTCCTCATCGACCAACTAACTTGAACTCTACAGTTCTGCCTCCAAAGATCCAACCACACAGACTTTATCCAAGTCTGGAAAATGAATTTCAACAAATGACCACCCCAGTTCCAACTTCG CCGGGGCCAGTGAGCAGGAGGAGATACATGGCTGACAATCCACCAGCCAACAAGCCCCCTGGAGTCCCTGCTCG AAGTTTTGCACCTCTGAAGCAGAACGAAGCTTGTGTCAAAACACTCTCTGCACCCAAGTGTCCCTCCTCACCCACAGCCAATGAAAACTCACCTGGTGCCAACATTCACCCTGCAAAAAGCCAGGAAGTGAAGCCGTCAGTCATCCAGAACCTCAAGAAGAAATTCCAAAAGAACAGAAGCACATCTCAGGAGAATATGTACACAGAGATTAATGTGGAGACAACTAACAGTGGTGGAAACACTGAGACTGAGTACCATGTGAGCTCAAGGGACCCAATGTTTGATGATGCACCACTTTCCTACAGTGGCAGTGACGTCACGCTGCCTGAGGGAGTGTTACCTCAAGAGTACCTGCCACCACCTCCATTTGCCCCAGGCTACTGA